The proteins below are encoded in one region of Diceros bicornis minor isolate mBicDic1 chromosome 14, mDicBic1.mat.cur, whole genome shotgun sequence:
- the LOC131413295 gene encoding class I histocompatibility antigen, Gogo-C*0203 alpha chain-like has product MDDQLMNKKEPGLYENLHLVFSGATPPGLKRKPLFFHLHSQCKLTQWHQVPWGSQSVSPRFLVIKSSPTRQDSDYPQTPRIRVRAPGTFLLLLLGALALMETWAGPHSLRYFGTAVSRPGRGEPRFIAVGYVDDTQFVRFDSDAASPRAEPRAPWVEQEGPEYWEEQTGNLKDTAQNLRVNLNTLRGYYNQSEAGSRTLQYTHGCYLGSVWRLICRYSQFAYDGPDYIALNEDLRSRTAVDMAARITLSKLEATRVSERHRNYLEGRCIEWLVRYLENGKETLQRGY; this is encoded by the exons ATGGATGACCAG CTAATGAACAAAAAGGAACCTGGTCTCTATGAGAACCTCCATCTGGTGTTTTCAGGTGCAACTCCTCCAGGTTTAAAGAGAAAACCCCTGTTCTTCCACCTCCATTCCCAGTGCAAGCTCACTCAGTGGCATCAAGTTCCCTGGGG GAGCCAATCAGTGTCTCCACGGTTCCTGGTTATAAAGTCTTCACCGACCCGCCAGGACTCAGATTATCCTCAGACCCCGAGGATACGAGTCAGGGCGCCCGGAACCTTCCTCCTGCTGCTCTTGGGGGCCCTTGCCCTGATGGAGACCTGGGCTG gcccCCACTCCCTGAGGTATTTCGGCACCGCCGTGTCCCGGCCCGGCCGCGGGGAGCCCCGCTTCATCGCCGTCGGCTACGTGGACGACACGCAGTTCGTGCGGTTCGACAGCGACGCCGCGAGTCCGAGGGCGGAGCCGCGGGCGCCGTGGGTGGAGCAGGAGGGGCCGGAGTATTGGGAAGAGCAGACGGGGAACCTCAAGGACACCGCCCAGAATTTACGAGTGAACCTGAACACCCTGCGCGGCTACTACAACCAGAGCGAGGCCG GATCTCGCACCCTCCAGTACACGCACGGTTGCTACTTGGGGTCGGTCTGGCGCCTCATCTGCAGGTACAGTCAGTTCGCTTACGACGGCCCTGATTACATCGCCCTGAACGAGGACCTGCGCTCCCGGACCGCGGTGGACATGGCGGCTCGGATCACCTTGAGCAAGTTGGAGGCAACACGTGTATCGGAGCGGCACAGAAACTACCTGGAGGGCAGGTGCATTGAGTGGCTCGTTAGATACCTGGAGAACGGGAAGGAGACGCTGCAGCGTGGGTACTAG